Proteins encoded together in one Ipomoea triloba cultivar NCNSP0323 chromosome 4, ASM357664v1 window:
- the LOC116015450 gene encoding protein GRAVITROPIC IN THE LIGHT 1, with the protein MGLDLQNQRMECAVKISKPQSNNISEIVSKVAKACRYRSIGVFSSENPHLNYHGLSLASGKYGPLVTEESGSDVTEEGESNAVKVHPEPVGVRGEVKNCSVGVQGEVKRCGDGEISKLFDGVSALKLAYVQLQQAHVPYDPDKIRAADEVIVSQLESLCRIKQAYKGRQMKGSKSASACSPILLGEIRVREKLLNQLKSGVKEKESKVVALQQELRDSVSRNKRLGEELKKRDEDVKVLNFSYVEEIVGAVSKAIHDFAKPLITLMKVSGWDLDQAANSIEGSVVYSKRSHKKYAFEAYIARRMFHRFSFQSSSLDTLKKYDDPIDALIEDPKSSFATYCREKYLSIVHPAMEIAFFGNVDHRTFVSNGFHPPTPFYAAFVKMARSVWILQGTAASVQPTCDIFRVERGREFSNLYMEYVEEISEDSVPSNKEQERLKVEFMVMPGFIIGDNIIKSRVYLSKT; encoded by the coding sequence ATGGGGTTGGATCTACAGAATCAGAGAATGGAATGTGCAGTGAAGATCTCTAAGCCCCAGTCCAACAATATTTCAGAAATTGTTTCCAAAGTTGCTAAGGCTTGTAGATATAGGTCCATTGGGGTTTTTAGTTCTGAAAACCCACACTTGAATTACCATGGTCTATCACTAGCCAGTGGCAAGTATGGTCCCTTGGTAACTGAGGAGAGTGGTAGTGATGTAACTGAGGAAGGTGAATCGAATGCGGTTAAAGTTCATCCCGAGCCTGTTGGGGTTCGGGGTGAAGTAAAGAACTGTAGTGTTGGGGTTCAGGGTGAAGTGAAGAGGTGCGGTGATGGGGAGATCTCGAAGTTGTTTGATGGGGTTTCTGCGTTGAAATTGGCTTATGTTCAGCTCCAGCAGGCTCACGTGCCTTATGATCCCGATAAAATCCGAGCTGCAGATGAGGTTATTGTGTCTCAGCTTGAATCGCTGTGCAGGATTAAGCAAGCTTACAAAGGGAGGCAGATGAAGGGATCGAAATCTGCCTCTGCTTGTTCACCGATTTTACTTGGAGAAATCCGGGTTCGAGAGAAGCTTTTGAATCAATTGAAGTCTGGGGTCAAAGAAAAGGAGTCTAAGGTGGTTGCTTTGCAGCAAGAGCTTCGGGATTCAGTGTCGAGGAATAAGAGGTTGGGTGAGGAGCTTAAGAAGAGAGACGAGGATGTTAAGGTTTTGAATTTCTCGTATGTGGAGGAAATTGTTGGAGCAGTGTCAAAGGCTATACACGACTTTGCCAAGCCATTAATCACCTTGATGAAGGTCTCGGGCTGGGATTTAGACCAAGCAGCTAACTCAATTGAAGGCTCGGTTGTTTACTCCAAGAGGTCCCACAAAAAATACGCATTTGAAGCCTATATTGCTCGGAGAATGTTTCATAGATTCTCATTCCAATCGTCAAGTCTTGATACTCTGAAGAAGTATGATGACCCAATTGATGCCCTAATCGAAGATCCAAAGTCAAGTTTTGCCACATATTGCAGAGAAAAGTATCTATCAATAGTTCACCCCGCAATGGAAATAGCATTCTTTGGCAATGTCGACCATCGGACATTTGTGAGCAATGGATTTCATCCACCAACACCTTTCTACGCAGCATTTGTCAAAATGGCCCGATCCGTTTGGATTCTTCAAGGCACTGCTGCATCGGTGCAACCAACGTGTGACATATTTAGAGTAGAGCGAGGGCGTGAGTTCTCAAATCTTTACATGGAGTATGTGGAGGAAATAAGCGAAGATAGCGTTCCATCAAACAAGGAGCAAGAAAGGCTCAAAGTCGAATTCATGGTCATGCCCGGATTCATAATTGGTGATAACATTATCAAGTCTCGGGTTTATCTATCAAAAACATAA